A region of the Ranitomeya imitator isolate aRanImi1 chromosome 5, aRanImi1.pri, whole genome shotgun sequence genome:
tgtgggggacattatattgtgtaagggcctgtgggggacattatattgAGTGGGGGAAGCTGTGGGCACCATTATACTGAGTAGGTGGCTGTGACTGGTCCCATACTGAGTGGgggcatcagactgacaggtgttaCACTGTATGTGTAAGGTGAAATTGTATAAAGGAGGATTAACTGTGGGGATACCTAACAGTGTGTGATAGGTTGGGGAATTTTTGAGCGCATCATACTCTAAAATGATCATGACAGGTTTATTGGTGTTGTTGAGaacaataaggttttttttttaaagagggggCAATTAGAACTTTTGCTAATGGGCCCTGTCATTTCTATTCACACCACTGTCGGAGTGATCTCCCTGTATGTCCACATTGAGCGTGTCAGTATCTCCAGCTGTAGACGAGATGTGACATCACTTTATGTTACTAGTTACATGGACGACATTCCTCCATTGATTCAGTCTAATATAATGTGCACTATACATTATATCTGCATATATATTGTCTCTTGTCCTAATGTCTCCACTCACTTCTCATCATATATCATGGTGATCTgctgtataaacccctcaccggtcatatttTCTTTCTTCTATAGGTGGAGACTGTGAGACCCTTATAAACACCATGGGTCCTCTATCTGTCCCCTTGGCCCGCTTGTATTTTGCCGAAGCGGTTCTTGCTGTAGAATACCTCCACAGCTATGGTGTGGTGCACAGGGACCTGAAGCCGGAAAAGTAAGTGCCCCTTTTACTATAATAAAGAGGGGAAGTAATCACTTATTATCATAGTCTGTGAGGCTAAaagcatcttctctttcacagcctcctgatTACATCTTCTGGACACATAAAAGTTACCGACTTCGGGCTTTCAAAAGTTGGTATCATGATACCAAAAACCAACATCTACAAGGAATTAGCGGAGGACATCACCAGAGAGTTCATGGACCATGAGGTTGGTAGCACTTACAGGAACTCGGCTTGCTCTTTACAAATCTCATCACACTATTGTCTCTTATCTATGTTCTTCATTTCTAGAGAacttttccactgatattttatCTTCTGTCATTGTGTGTTTATGGCGAAAACTTGGCGTGATAAATGTTTCATTAATCTCATCTCTTTTCTGTTGGTTTCCAGATGTGTGGGACCCCGTATTACTTCGCCCCAGAAATCATCATGAAAGAAGGATATGGAAGACCCGTAGACTGGTGGTCACTGGGGATCATCTTGTATGAATTTCTCGTGGGATTCGTGCCATTTTATGAAGATTCCCTAACTGAGCTTTATGAAAGTGTTACCAATGGTAAGAAGAATAATCTGACCATTGCTGTTATGGGTTGCATtggtttatttcctttgttttatTTTACAGTACAGTAAAGAGGttttattttctgtattttgtCATTTTCTGTATTACAGGAGGCATAATTTGGGATTGTGATTTCGCTCCTCCTCCCCCCGATGCGCAGAACCTAATTACTGAGCTGCTCAGAAAAAATCCTGCCgatagacttgggacaggtaatATAATACTATTAATATTCAGGTATTACACTTATCACTCATGCCCATGAGGATCAAGACTTCTCTATCAGCTCCTCCATTTCTAGTTCTCGACACTATGAGTTTTAGTCATCTTCCTTCATGTTGACTCAGTTATGTCATCAGTTCAGATTTAGTTAAACTGTTCAGATATGAAGCAATCTCTGACAATGTCTGCATaactttttgtttaatttttttcaaGGAGGAGCATTTGAGATCAAAGGTCATCCATTCCTGAGTGACTTAGACTTCGGCAACCTTCTAAGTCAGAAGCCGGAGTACATTCCTCAGTTTGCATCAGACGTGGACACCAGCTTATTTATCAGTAAGTAGAAGGAGACACATCTGGACTAAGTAACTGTTTTTCTTGTCTTCCTTAAAATGTTAATAATTGGTTCCCATTAATATTAGTGGTAAAAAATGACTGTGTTATtctgacaacctctaataacacttcaCTATCTGTGTAGATCGCCATGATATAGAAGAACATCTGGTCACCGAGGATGAGGAAGGGGACACAAATGAGGACAACAAGAGCTTTGAGTTTCaaaattttacatcatcttctgaaaggctttctaaagtatgtGATCAAGAAatccaaaatatgtaaaaaaaatacacatttaaaagtaaaagagaaaaatcatATTTTGTTTTTGTCCTTATTTAGCTCTGTACCATCACTACCAGAACAATGAATGATGAGGATCCCA
Encoded here:
- the LOC138680854 gene encoding microtubule-associated serine/threonine-protein kinase 3-like, with translation MTKRNIDTPKKVKRAYLERDILTFIDCPFVVSMLCSFPTKSHLCMVMEYVGGGDCETLINTMGPLSVPLARLYFAEAVLAVEYLHSYGVVHRDLKPENLLITSSGHIKVTDFGLSKVGIMIPKTNIYKELAEDITREFMDHEMCGTPYYFAPEIIMKEGYGRPVDWWSLGIILYEFLVGFVPFYEDSLTELYESVTNGGIIWDCDFAPPPPDAQNLITELLRKNPADRLGTGGAFEIKGHPFLSDLDFGNLLSQKPEYIPQFASDVDTSLFINRHDIEEHLVTEDEEGDTNEDNKSFEFQNFTSSSERLSKLCTITTRTMNDEDPKSPPQCTPASSTNGSEKQKESFCKPARDDPISSLPFSSSLSETPAEEEVKSAINQSIKEENSENVKKGKKRRGSIFRRILSSCRRGLSRAARLFACCHSCPSVI